From a single Chiloscyllium punctatum isolate Juve2018m chromosome 31, sChiPun1.3, whole genome shotgun sequence genomic region:
- the LOC140457210 gene encoding uncharacterized protein gives MTPSHSKFLCSPDEIFRTQAQDFEQGEFAVGSLESNIPSRYLSHSVERNLKCHRILNMEENNTVHQCSHTEEQLLKCGVREEGFSYQPELDTHQYTHTGERPLTCSICGKGFARLSQLMAHQRVHSGERPFKCPDCDKCYKSSGDLKSHYRVHTNERPFRCSQCGTGFRGSFQLTVHQRIHTGVRPFICSMCGKGFTQLSHVLRHERVHTGERPYKCPDCEKCYKSSGELMSHQRVHTDERPFRCSQCGTGFWLSSELNIHQRVHTGERPFICSECGKGFSQSTQLFTHQRVHTRERPFTCSECGKGFTQSSDLLIHQRIHTGEKPFNCSECGKRFTTSSHLLKHQRVHKKMQ, from the exons ATGACACCAAGCCACTCCAAGTTCctgtgcagcccagatgagatattcCGAACCCAAGCACAG GATTTTGAACAGGGAGAATTTGCAGTTGGGAGTCTTGAATCAAACATCCCATCAAGATATTTGAGTCATTCAGTTGAACGTAACCTTAAATGCCATAGAATTTTGAACATGGAAGAAAATAACACTGTTCACCAGTGCAGTCACACCGAGGAGCAACTGTTGAAGTGTGGTGTCAGAGAGGAGGGATTCAGTTACCAACCTGAGCTGGACACTCATCAATATactcacacaggggagaggccattaaCCTGCTCTATATGTGGGAAGGGATTTGCTCGATTATCTCAGCTGATGGCACACCAGCGAgtgcacagtggggaaagaccttTTAAGTGCCCAGATTGTGACAAATGCTACAAAAGCTCTGGGGACCTGAAGTCGCATTATCGTGTTCATACCAATGAGAGACCTTTCAGGTGctctcaatgtgggactgggtTCAGGGGATCATTCCAACTCACTGTGCACCAGCGAATTCATACAGGGGTGaggccattcatctgctccatgtgtgggaaggggttcactCAGTTATCCCACGTATTAAGACATGAGagagttcacactggggagagaccttATAAATGTCCAGATTGTGAGAAGTGTTATAAAAGCTCCGGGGAACTGATGTCCcatcaacgtgttcacactgaTGAGAGACCCTTCAGGTGctctcaatgtgggactgggtTCTGGCTGTCATCTGAACTCAATatacaccagcgagttcacactggagagaggccGTTCATCTGTTCTGAGTGTGGAAAAGGATTCAGTCAGTCAACCCAGCTATTcacacaccagcgagttcacactaGGGAGAGACCATTTACCTGCTCTGagtgtggaaagggattcacCCAATCATCTGACTTGCTGATTCATCAGCgaattcacactggagagaagccgTTCAATTGCTCTGAATGTGGGAAGAGATTTACTACATCATCCcacctgctgaaacaccagcgagtCCACAAGAAGATGCAGTGA